Proteins encoded together in one Halomicrobium urmianum window:
- a CDS encoding DUF2267 domain-containing protein yields MDFDEFTGQVQHRLELANTGEAVRATRATLSTLGRRIPEGNAEDLAASLPMEVKWYMTGAVSEHGQRFDWTEFVERVSEIENVDRPEAAYRSRVVVDLVHSLVPESDFQQLRDQLPESDDDEGWGNLFEIVDAGGWQESDAGQTGSDQPSG; encoded by the coding sequence ATGGACTTCGACGAGTTCACCGGACAGGTCCAGCACCGCCTCGAACTGGCCAACACGGGCGAAGCAGTGCGGGCGACTCGCGCGACGCTCTCGACGCTGGGACGGCGGATTCCCGAGGGGAACGCGGAGGACCTCGCCGCGTCGCTGCCGATGGAGGTCAAGTGGTACATGACCGGCGCGGTCAGCGAGCACGGACAGCGATTCGACTGGACGGAGTTCGTCGAGCGCGTGAGCGAGATCGAGAACGTCGACCGACCGGAGGCGGCCTACCGCTCGCGAGTCGTCGTCGACCTCGTGCACTCCCTCGTCCCCGAGTCCGACTTCCAGCAGCTCCGCGACCAGCTGCCGGAGAGCGACGACGACGAGGGCTGGGGAAACCTCTTCGAGATCGTGGACGCGGGCGGCTGGCAGGAGTCCGACGCCGGCCAGACCGGAAGCGACCAGCCGTCAGGGTAG
- a CDS encoding DUF7557 family protein — MSHTIEIDDDLRERLDDHREEGESIEEFIETLVSMYETEGAFLQEGYSE, encoded by the coding sequence ATGAGCCACACCATCGAAATCGACGACGACCTCAGGGAGCGCCTGGACGACCACCGCGAGGAGGGCGAATCGATCGAGGAGTTCATCGAGACGCTCGTCTCGATGTACGAGACAGAGGGAGCGTTCCTGCAGGAGGGCTACTCGGAGTAA
- a CDS encoding cation-translocating P-type ATPase — translation MSDAATTESEWYTESVETACDEYETGAEGLSSEEAERRRDGYGPNRLPRAKPTSLWEIALRQFTDPLIYVLAAAAVVSVAVGEGTDAAFIAAVLAINALIGSVQEWQAEQSSRSLQELIETRATVLRDGDARDIAAEDVVPGDVVLLESGYRVPADVRLTATHDLEVDESPLTGESEAVLKDEDWEASGDVPLGDRRNMVHAGTNVTRGRGRGVVVATGAETTVGQLAEDVTAVEGGQPPLVMRMERFTRAIGVAVIVAAAITAILGVVIHQYDAVEMFLFAVALAVSAIPEGLPVGMTVALGVASRRMADVGVIVRRLVAVEGLGSCTMIATDKTGTLTANELTARQLRLADGTTYDVTGEGYDPDGAVLRDGVQTDAGSDDRLARLARAAILCNEGTLSRRDGEWTWRGDPTDVALLALGRKLGRTREGALAEYPQVEEIPFESEQRFSATFHRADDRTAVFVKGAPERVVAMCDETTTDASLADLEAETEAMAREGYRVLAVAEGTLDGELDPEAPPPEPTGLTFLGFVGLIDPLRSGVRTAIATARRAGITVTMITGDHPETALAIARDLGLAERPDEVVTGVEIADRSTDDVRELLGTTHVFARVSPEQKLDIVKAARDAGHYVAVTGDGVNDAPALRQANVGIAMGQMGTDVARDAAELVISDDNFATIVSGIEQGRIAYDNVRKIVYLLVSTGAAEVVLVLLAIVAGMPLPLTPVQILWLNLVTNGIQDVALAFEPAEDDVLDRPPRSPTERVFDRLMVERTVVAALIMGPLAFGAFAWLLDAGLSATAARNQILLLMVLFEVVNIGNARSETTSLFRLSPLGSPILLAGTITAFLVHVGSMYAAPARAVLETAPVPLGRWAFLTLVALSVAVGIEVHKLWWRRRRSPRRVTEEES, via the coding sequence ACCGACGCCGCCTTCATCGCGGCGGTCCTGGCGATCAACGCCCTGATCGGGAGCGTTCAGGAGTGGCAGGCCGAGCAGAGCAGCCGGTCGTTGCAGGAACTGATCGAGACGCGTGCCACCGTCCTCCGCGACGGCGACGCGCGGGACATCGCCGCCGAAGACGTCGTCCCGGGCGACGTCGTACTCCTCGAGTCGGGCTATCGCGTGCCGGCGGACGTGCGGTTGACGGCGACCCACGACCTCGAGGTCGACGAGTCCCCGCTGACGGGCGAATCCGAGGCGGTGCTGAAAGACGAGGACTGGGAGGCGTCTGGCGACGTCCCGCTGGGCGACCGGCGCAACATGGTCCACGCGGGGACGAACGTCACCAGGGGTCGCGGCCGTGGCGTGGTAGTCGCCACCGGGGCGGAGACTACGGTCGGCCAGCTCGCGGAGGACGTGACGGCGGTGGAGGGCGGGCAACCGCCCCTCGTGATGCGGATGGAGCGGTTCACTCGGGCCATCGGCGTCGCGGTCATCGTCGCGGCGGCGATCACCGCGATCCTCGGGGTGGTGATCCACCAGTACGACGCCGTCGAGATGTTCCTCTTCGCGGTCGCGCTGGCCGTCTCGGCGATCCCCGAAGGACTCCCGGTCGGGATGACCGTCGCACTGGGCGTCGCCAGCCGGCGGATGGCCGACGTCGGCGTGATCGTCCGCCGGCTCGTCGCCGTCGAGGGGCTCGGGAGCTGTACGATGATCGCCACCGACAAGACGGGGACGCTCACGGCCAACGAGCTGACCGCCCGGCAGCTCCGCCTGGCGGACGGGACGACCTACGACGTCACGGGGGAGGGGTACGATCCCGATGGAGCAGTGCTTCGCGACGGGGTGCAGACCGACGCGGGGAGCGACGACCGCCTGGCTCGCCTCGCGCGGGCGGCGATCCTCTGTAACGAGGGGACCCTGTCTCGGCGCGACGGCGAGTGGACGTGGCGCGGCGATCCGACCGACGTCGCGCTGCTGGCGCTCGGCCGCAAGCTCGGACGGACCAGAGAGGGAGCGCTCGCGGAATACCCACAGGTCGAGGAAATCCCCTTCGAGTCCGAGCAGCGGTTCTCGGCCACCTTCCACCGGGCGGACGACCGAACGGCGGTGTTCGTCAAGGGCGCGCCCGAGCGCGTCGTGGCGATGTGCGACGAGACGACCACGGACGCCTCGCTCGCCGACCTCGAAGCGGAGACGGAGGCGATGGCCCGGGAGGGGTATCGAGTCCTCGCCGTCGCCGAGGGAACTCTCGACGGCGAGCTCGACCCGGAGGCCCCGCCGCCGGAACCGACCGGCCTCACGTTCCTCGGGTTCGTGGGACTGATCGACCCGCTGCGGTCGGGCGTCCGAACGGCGATCGCGACGGCTCGCCGGGCGGGCATCACCGTCACGATGATCACCGGAGACCACCCCGAGACGGCGCTGGCGATCGCCCGCGACCTGGGGCTCGCCGAGCGGCCGGACGAGGTGGTCACCGGCGTCGAAATCGCCGACCGATCCACTGACGACGTCCGGGAACTGCTCGGGACCACGCACGTGTTCGCACGGGTCTCGCCGGAGCAGAAACTGGACATCGTGAAAGCGGCCCGGGACGCGGGCCACTACGTCGCCGTCACCGGCGACGGGGTCAACGACGCCCCGGCGCTGCGACAGGCCAACGTCGGCATCGCGATGGGGCAGATGGGGACGGACGTGGCCCGCGACGCGGCCGAACTCGTCATCAGCGACGACAACTTCGCCACGATCGTCTCGGGCATCGAACAGGGGCGGATCGCCTACGACAACGTGCGGAAGATCGTCTACCTCCTGGTGTCGACCGGCGCGGCCGAGGTTGTGCTCGTCCTGCTGGCCATCGTCGCCGGGATGCCCCTGCCGCTGACGCCCGTCCAGATCCTCTGGCTGAACCTCGTCACCAACGGTATCCAAGACGTCGCGCTGGCCTTCGAACCGGCGGAAGACGACGTGCTCGACCGGCCGCCGCGCTCCCCGACCGAACGCGTCTTCGATCGCCTCATGGTCGAACGGACGGTCGTCGCGGCGCTGATCATGGGACCGCTCGCGTTCGGGGCCTTCGCCTGGCTGCTCGACGCCGGTCTCTCGGCGACGGCGGCCCGCAACCAGATCCTCCTGCTGATGGTGCTGTTCGAGGTCGTCAACATCGGCAACGCGCGCTCCGAGACCACCTCGCTCTTCCGGCTCTCGCCGCTGGGAAGCCCGATTCTCCTCGCTGGGACGATTACCGCGTTCCTCGTACACGTGGGATCGATGTACGCGGCGCCCGCCCGGGCCGTCCTCGAGACGGCGCCGGTGCCGCTGGGCAGGTGGGCGTTCCTGACCCTCGTCGCGCTCTCCGTGGCCGTCGGCATCGAGGTCCACAAACTGTGGTGGCGGCGACGGCGCTCCCCGAGACGGGTGACCGAGGAGGAGTCGTAG